The following coding sequences lie in one Hyalangium ruber genomic window:
- a CDS encoding tetratricopeptide repeat protein, giving the protein MTLHPATLLLLGLLLVPGLAWAQMTGIQLYENGEYEAAIRLLEQELAEASRSPGDPALSRVYLAASLHALGQVEEARKQLEVLARTHPEQQVDPVRFPPELVALAEVIRQQVEAERTFAEREAALQRAREEALQRIPPPAHLYLRPEALGLFEAVGRVWTVGAGASVRRESLEGSVRVLIGNPPTFHLQGGVLPGRGDWRPFLGLRAVMVPGLDSYGVGPVAGGRVALPAGLTAVLDLGADYFFTHRADRHRFAVTVQAGLGFDLRLK; this is encoded by the coding sequence ATGACGCTCCACCCTGCCACGCTCCTGCTCTTGGGGCTCCTGCTCGTGCCCGGGCTCGCCTGGGCGCAAATGACGGGGATCCAGCTCTACGAGAACGGAGAGTACGAGGCGGCGATCCGGCTCCTCGAGCAGGAGCTGGCCGAAGCCTCGCGCTCCCCTGGAGATCCAGCGCTCTCGCGCGTCTACCTGGCCGCCTCGCTGCATGCCTTGGGGCAGGTCGAAGAAGCCCGTAAGCAGTTGGAAGTCCTCGCACGTACGCATCCCGAGCAGCAGGTGGACCCCGTGCGCTTTCCGCCAGAGCTGGTGGCACTTGCCGAGGTCATCCGCCAGCAAGTCGAAGCCGAGCGCACGTTCGCGGAGAGAGAGGCCGCGCTTCAGAGAGCGCGAGAAGAGGCGCTTCAGCGCATCCCTCCTCCCGCCCATCTCTATCTGAGACCGGAAGCACTTGGCCTCTTTGAAGCCGTGGGGCGCGTGTGGACCGTGGGCGCGGGCGCCTCCGTTCGGCGCGAGTCACTAGAAGGGAGTGTGCGGGTTTTGATTGGCAATCCGCCGACCTTCCATCTCCAAGGAGGCGTCCTACCAGGCCGTGGAGACTGGAGACCCTTCCTGGGACTGAGAGCCGTCATGGTGCCCGGGCTCGACAGCTATGGCGTGGGGCCAGTAGCTGGAGGACGCGTCGCGCTGCCCGCAGGCCTCACGGCGGTGTTGGACTTGGGGGCTGATTACTTCTTCACCCACCGCGCCGACCGTCATCGCTTCGCGGTAACGGTCCAAGCAGGCCTTGGCTTCGACTTGCGACTGAAGTGA
- a CDS encoding DUF4386 domain-containing protein: MNTTRLHSRSLGILFLLPFFAYGIGTALVTSVLTEPEHLAVVAGQRTLFVGGALLLLLNSITVVGIGVLFFPILRERSLSIAVAYVCTRVMEALILIVGVVFLLCILQLGESAQGQTTPELVTLSKLLSKGNFWAYQLAMIILGAGSVVFCLSLYRSRLLPSLLPLVGAVGYGMLALGSVLELFGLPWGIFFSGPGGLFELFLGGWLIAKGFRTVTPSVAT, translated from the coding sequence ATGAACACCACCCGCCTTCACTCCCGCTCCCTGGGAATTCTCTTTCTCCTTCCGTTTTTCGCCTACGGCATCGGCACCGCGCTCGTCACCTCCGTCCTGACGGAGCCGGAGCACCTGGCCGTGGTGGCCGGTCAGAGGACGTTGTTCGTCGGGGGCGCGCTGCTGCTCCTGTTGAACTCCATCACCGTCGTCGGGATTGGCGTGCTGTTCTTTCCAATACTCCGCGAGCGGAGCCTGAGCATCGCCGTCGCATACGTCTGCACGCGGGTCATGGAGGCGCTGATCCTCATCGTCGGAGTGGTGTTCCTTCTGTGCATCCTTCAGCTCGGAGAATCCGCGCAAGGGCAGACGACGCCGGAGCTGGTGACCCTGTCCAAACTTCTCTCGAAGGGGAACTTCTGGGCGTACCAGCTCGCGATGATCATCCTAGGGGCCGGCAGCGTGGTGTTCTGCCTGTCGCTGTACCGCTCCCGGCTTCTTCCATCGTTGCTCCCGCTGGTGGGCGCGGTGGGCTACGGGATGCTGGCTCTGGGGTCCGTGCTCGAGCTCTTCGGGCTGCCGTGGGGCATCTTCTTTTCCGGGCCCGGGGGCCTGTTCGAGCTGTTCCTCGGCGGCTGGCTCATCGCCAAGGGGTTCCGGACGGTCACGCCTTCCGTCGCGACGTAG
- a CDS encoding DNA alkylation repair protein, with protein sequence MPKTMTLSQVMKQLEAHGDEKVRQRYVRDGAGDNVFGVLLGKIRGLAEALGTNHGLGLELWATGNHEARILACMLLDPEALTEKEARALLEPLSNPTLVDELVGRVLVHAPIAEALQVRWMDGSKELPRRAGWKLLAGRIARGLAKDLDVRATLARIERELPPAPYRVKEGINFCLVWIGLHLPEYTGEAIAIGERLGRWDPRPIPKGCTSSYAPEWIAASLALRRGEKTEARKAMEATAKTKAAPVRKKSTGKRPAARKGAR encoded by the coding sequence ATGCCGAAAACGATGACGCTGTCCCAGGTGATGAAGCAGCTCGAGGCTCATGGTGACGAGAAGGTGCGCCAGCGCTACGTGCGCGATGGCGCGGGGGACAACGTTTTCGGCGTGCTGCTCGGCAAGATCCGTGGCCTCGCGGAGGCGCTCGGGACGAACCACGGGCTCGGCCTGGAGCTGTGGGCGACGGGCAACCACGAGGCGCGCATCCTCGCGTGCATGCTGCTCGATCCTGAGGCGCTCACCGAGAAGGAGGCGCGCGCGCTCCTCGAGCCGCTCTCGAACCCGACCCTGGTCGACGAACTCGTCGGACGCGTGCTCGTGCATGCGCCCATCGCCGAGGCGCTGCAAGTGCGGTGGATGGACGGCAGCAAGGAGCTCCCCCGCCGCGCCGGGTGGAAGCTCCTCGCTGGGCGCATCGCGCGCGGGCTCGCGAAGGACCTCGACGTCCGCGCGACGCTCGCGCGCATCGAGCGTGAGTTGCCGCCCGCACCGTACCGGGTGAAGGAGGGCATCAACTTCTGCCTCGTCTGGATCGGCCTCCACCTGCCCGAGTACACCGGGGAGGCCATCGCCATCGGCGAGCGCCTCGGCCGGTGGGACCCCCGACCGATCCCGAAGGGCTGCACGTCGAGCTACGCACCGGAGTGGATCGCGGCGTCGCTCGCGCTGCGTCGAGGCGAGAAGACCGAGGCACGAAAGGCGATGGAGGCGACCGCAAAGACGAAGGCCGCTCCGGTCAGGAAGAAGAGCACCGGGAAGAGGCCCGCTGCCCGGAAGGGGGCGCGCTGA
- a CDS encoding kelch repeat-containing protein: MPSGKVLVVGGHNGLYTQPPSQPRNTVEVYDPAANVWTFTGPLSQGRYGHTATLLPDGKVLVVGGLPSNVAATAELYDPETGVWSPAGSPVHRRSYHTATLLTDGKVLVVGGYQESSTAELYDPSTRTWTLTSSPKQPHDYHTATLLPDGKVLVVGNNRSEPTAEVYDPTTGVWSFTGSPVQRRASHTATLLTDGRVLVVGGAWSTATTEIYDPATGVWSPTGTLEERRVRHAAALLHNGQVLVVGGVTSGSSEVYDHVIGVWAPTRPLIQTRAAHAATLLSDGKLLVVGGSSKLPAEVYDPVTGTWSALGSLPLGLSSYYPTATLLLDGKVLVVGGSSRRTAEVYDPVTGTWSSTGPMAQARSQQTATLLLDGRVLVVGGSPSSGAATAEVYDPVTGTWSSTGSPTRGRSLHTATLLSDGRVLVVGGSSSLTTAEVYDPVTGTWSPTGFLTRGRFGHTATRLPSGKVLVVAGSSAGSSAEIYDPSTGVWVPTGPLVQTRTSHAATLLPGGKVLVVGGYNSSGYLASAEVFNPATGLWASTSALAEPRGRHTATLLLSGQVLVVGGQSNPSTSFSSTELYTEAQPGADAWPPVVTDVSPLHLEPGTPLTVRGKRFRHGTETGTDQQPSSPIDYPLLSLRSIEYPHWVALSGYDSSNTSLRATLPSLPSGTYLLTLSTRGLTSTQMLVVSNTTPPDTSLELQSTPSLVTQATTAAFTFTSDAVDRGSFECRRDGQDSQEQGFTLCSNPLNYSSLSEGEHTFEVRTRDIAGNRDPSPATYRWTVDRTSPKTELELASTPSSYTRDTTAGLSFSSEQGASFECSLDGAAFTACAPPFHYSSLEDGQHTFQVRAIDRAGNVDPDPSTYSWTVDTVGPEHPELLVPAPDQEFFTNQPIFSGTADPGSTVRVSVDGVEIGETQATDSGAWELASPSLTWSTHSLSITATDLAGNTSDTSPEVSFTIALRSYYGMGCTASPPSWQATWLWALLLFGLLQWRSRRRS, translated from the coding sequence ATGCCCAGCGGCAAGGTCCTCGTCGTGGGCGGTCACAACGGCCTCTACACACAACCTCCTAGCCAGCCCCGGAACACCGTCGAGGTGTATGATCCGGCCGCCAACGTCTGGACCTTCACAGGTCCTCTCTCGCAGGGGCGCTACGGACACACCGCCACGCTGCTCCCCGACGGAAAAGTCCTCGTCGTAGGAGGCTTACCGAGCAACGTCGCTGCCACCGCCGAGCTGTACGACCCAGAGACCGGAGTCTGGTCTCCCGCAGGTTCTCCGGTACATCGCCGTTCGTATCACACGGCCACATTGCTCACGGACGGCAAGGTCCTCGTCGTGGGCGGCTACCAAGAAAGCTCCACCGCCGAGTTGTACGACCCATCCACCAGAACCTGGACCCTGACCAGCTCTCCGAAACAGCCTCACGACTACCACACCGCAACCCTGCTACCCGATGGGAAGGTCCTTGTCGTGGGCAACAACCGAAGCGAACCCACCGCCGAGGTCTATGACCCGACAACCGGAGTCTGGTCCTTCACAGGTTCTCCGGTACAGCGCCGTGCGAGTCACACCGCCACATTGCTTACGGACGGCAGGGTCCTCGTCGTGGGCGGCGCCTGGAGTACCGCCACTACTGAGATCTATGATCCGGCCACTGGAGTCTGGTCCCCCACGGGTACTCTGGAAGAACGCCGCGTCCGCCACGCTGCCGCGTTGCTCCACAACGGTCAGGTCCTCGTGGTGGGCGGGGTCACCAGTGGCTCCTCCGAGGTCTACGATCACGTCATCGGAGTTTGGGCTCCCACAAGACCTCTAATACAGACCCGCGCCGCTCACGCCGCCACACTGCTCTCCGACGGCAAGCTCCTCGTGGTGGGAGGATCATCGAAGCTCCCCGCCGAGGTGTACGATCCCGTCACTGGAACTTGGTCCGCCCTAGGTTCTCTTCCTCTAGGCCTCTCTTCCTATTACCCCACGGCCACGCTGCTCCTGGACGGCAAGGTTCTCGTCGTGGGAGGTTCATCGAGGCGCACTGCCGAGGTGTACGATCCCGTCACTGGAACCTGGTCCTCCACAGGTCCTATGGCACAGGCGCGCTCTCAACAGACGGCCACACTGCTGCTCGACGGCAGAGTCCTCGTCGTAGGAGGCTCACCAAGCAGTGGCGCCGCCACCGCCGAGGTGTACGATCCGGTCACTGGAACCTGGTCCTCCACAGGTTCCCCGACGCGCGGGCGATCCCTGCACACCGCCACTCTCCTCTCGGATGGCAGGGTCCTCGTAGTGGGAGGCTCATCGAGTCTCACCACCGCCGAGGTATACGATCCCGTGACTGGAACCTGGTCCCCCACAGGGTTCCTGACGCGCGGCCGCTTCGGCCACACCGCGACTCGGTTGCCGAGTGGCAAAGTCCTGGTGGTGGCAGGATCATCCGCCGGCAGCAGCGCCGAAATATACGACCCGTCCACCGGCGTCTGGGTTCCCACGGGTCCTCTGGTACAGACCCGCACCTCTCACGCCGCCACCCTGCTGCCCGGCGGCAAAGTCCTCGTGGTGGGTGGATACAACAGCTCCGGTTATCTCGCCTCCGCCGAGGTCTTCAATCCGGCGACGGGGCTATGGGCCTCCACAAGCGCACTGGCGGAGCCCCGTGGCAGGCATACCGCCACCTTGCTGCTGAGTGGCCAGGTCCTCGTAGTGGGCGGGCAGAGCAACCCATCCACCTCCTTCTCCTCCACCGAGCTGTACACGGAGGCTCAGCCAGGAGCGGACGCGTGGCCTCCCGTCGTCACCGACGTGAGTCCTCTCCACCTGGAGCCTGGCACCCCCCTCACCGTGCGGGGCAAGCGCTTCCGCCACGGAACCGAGACCGGCACCGACCAGCAACCGTCTTCCCCCATTGACTACCCATTGCTGTCCTTACGCTCGATCGAATATCCCCACTGGGTGGCGCTGAGCGGGTATGACTCCTCGAATACTTCGCTGAGGGCGACCCTGCCCTCCCTGCCGAGCGGGACGTATCTGCTGACGCTCAGCACGCGCGGGCTGACCTCCACCCAGATGCTCGTGGTGAGCAACACCACCCCTCCGGACACATCCCTAGAGCTCCAGTCGACTCCCTCGTTGGTGACTCAAGCCACGACGGCTGCGTTCACGTTCACGTCCGACGCCGTGGATCGCGGCAGCTTCGAGTGCAGGCGGGACGGGCAGGACTCACAAGAGCAGGGTTTTACTCTCTGCTCCAACCCCCTGAATTACTCCTCCCTCTCAGAGGGTGAGCACACCTTCGAGGTGCGCACGCGGGACATCGCGGGCAACAGGGACCCCTCTCCTGCCACGTATCGCTGGACGGTGGACCGCACATCGCCCAAGACCGAACTCGAGCTGGCTTCGACACCCTCGAGCTATACCCGTGACACGACCGCCGGCCTCTCGTTCTCCTCGGAGCAAGGTGCGTCTTTCGAGTGCAGTCTGGATGGCGCTGCCTTCACCGCCTGCGCGCCGCCCTTCCACTACTCCTCCTTGGAGGATGGTCAGCACACCTTCCAGGTGAGGGCCATCGACAGGGCTGGCAATGTGGATCCCGACCCCAGCACGTATTCCTGGACAGTCGATACCGTGGGCCCAGAACACCCTGAGCTCCTCGTGCCAGCGCCGGACCAGGAGTTCTTCACGAACCAGCCCATCTTCTCCGGCACCGCCGATCCTGGCAGCACCGTAAGGGTCTCTGTCGACGGCGTCGAAATCGGCGAGACCCAGGCAACCGACAGCGGAGCATGGGAACTTGCCTCCCCGTCGCTCACGTGGAGCACACACAGTCTTTCGATCACGGCCACCGATCTGGCTGGCAACACCAGCGACACATCCCCCGAGGTGTCTTTCACGATCGCCCTGCGCAGCTATTACGGAATGGGCTGCACTGCCAGCCCACCCTCCTGGCAGGCAACCTGGCTCTGGGCGCTCCTGCTGTTTGGGCTGCTGCAGTGGCGCTCGCGCCGGCGATCCTGA
- a CDS encoding Crp/Fnr family transcriptional regulator, with protein sequence MKRKLVDYFHRISPLSDEEAQAILDSMVVKTCPKGTHLLMAGQVCTEAYFVLQGCVRQYYVVDGEERSNGFFTEDEWVLSIQSMMNQTPADHFLVCAEDTTLVVGTGQREGDLYRRFPRFESISRMVMQKVLAEQQEWFASHLTDTPEQRYLKLSKTRPDILQRIPQYQLASYIGVKPESLSRIRKRIATRGKPATSRRKA encoded by the coding sequence ATGAAACGCAAGCTCGTCGACTACTTCCACCGCATCTCTCCTCTGTCGGACGAGGAAGCCCAGGCCATCCTGGACAGCATGGTGGTGAAGACCTGTCCGAAAGGCACGCACTTGCTCATGGCGGGCCAGGTCTGCACCGAGGCCTACTTCGTCCTCCAGGGCTGCGTCCGCCAGTACTACGTCGTCGACGGTGAAGAGCGGAGCAACGGGTTCTTCACCGAGGACGAATGGGTCCTCTCGATTCAAAGCATGATGAACCAGACCCCCGCGGATCACTTCCTGGTCTGCGCGGAAGACACCACGCTGGTGGTGGGCACCGGGCAACGCGAGGGAGACCTGTATCGACGCTTCCCTCGCTTCGAGAGCATCTCCCGAATGGTGATGCAGAAGGTCCTGGCGGAACAGCAGGAGTGGTTCGCTTCCCATCTCACCGATACCCCGGAGCAACGCTACCTCAAGCTCTCGAAGACGCGGCCGGACATCCTCCAGCGGATTCCCCAGTACCAGCTGGCCAGCTACATCGGCGTGAAGCCCGAGTCACTGAGCCGGATCCGAAAGCGTATCGCCACGCGCGGCAAGCCGGCTACGTCGCGACGGAAGGCGTGA
- a CDS encoding protein kinase domain-containing protein, giving the protein MRLPPSRFGDLHGHGPAPELRACPQEVPPGPPLEAEQPTQTILPDVAASPSTSLGRADALLGQQLGDYVVRRYIGSGGMGIVYEGEHVTIGRKAAIKLIRDEVNKGPHARGLLAEARAASAIQHRGIIDIFGFGEQPGVGQYLVMEYLEGRPLSELIAKRAPLSLTETFALLCEVLDALSAAHAMGVTHRDLKPSNIFVARQSNGAETLKVLDFGLAKRSATPEGTTPQTRSDVIVGTPQYMAPEQALGDEVGPRTDLYAVGIIAFELLTGRRPFLGRSHMEVVAHHLKSPPPLPSSFVALPAEVDTLVLRLLAKDPHQRPASASAVACELRALLQQQESSSLSEMRRSRSSSVVMPFSDAAPAQAPTETLQPASAVPEPEAAMLHRPPRLGPWLKWSAAPVSVLAVLLGVRMSMDRASTQATLEVTSPATAAAQQPPVPPVASSLNSELTIHAPSQVLPSPPTLEPVLTSAVSSRGPEPLPARRKTRMPKQPAPLSIVSAQPPTALAEPLVARAATGTLHVVVKGAWADVWVDGKKLGRVPPLHDYTLTEGEHELELRHPAFPHYRRTVVIPPGESLTHQAEFSASGQGFPR; this is encoded by the coding sequence ATGCGCTTACCCCCCTCCCGCTTCGGCGACCTTCACGGCCACGGACCAGCGCCCGAGCTGCGCGCGTGCCCCCAGGAGGTTCCCCCCGGGCCTCCCTTAGAAGCCGAGCAGCCCACCCAGACGATCCTGCCCGACGTGGCTGCCTCCCCAAGCACCTCGCTCGGGAGGGCGGATGCACTGCTGGGTCAGCAGCTCGGCGACTACGTGGTGCGCCGGTACATCGGCAGCGGCGGCATGGGCATCGTCTACGAGGGCGAGCACGTCACCATCGGTCGCAAGGCGGCCATCAAGCTCATCCGCGACGAGGTGAACAAGGGCCCTCACGCTCGCGGCCTGCTGGCCGAGGCCCGAGCCGCCAGCGCCATCCAACACCGCGGCATCATCGACATCTTCGGTTTTGGCGAGCAGCCGGGCGTTGGTCAGTACCTCGTCATGGAGTACCTCGAGGGCCGCCCTCTCAGCGAGCTCATCGCCAAGCGCGCCCCCCTATCGCTCACCGAGACATTCGCCCTGCTGTGCGAGGTGCTCGATGCCCTCTCGGCCGCACATGCCATGGGGGTCACCCATCGGGACCTCAAGCCCAGCAACATCTTCGTCGCGCGGCAGTCCAACGGTGCCGAGACCCTCAAGGTGTTGGACTTCGGGCTGGCCAAGCGCAGCGCCACGCCCGAGGGCACCACGCCGCAAACGCGCTCGGATGTCATTGTTGGCACTCCCCAGTACATGGCTCCGGAGCAGGCACTCGGCGATGAGGTAGGCCCTCGGACCGATCTGTACGCGGTGGGAATCATCGCGTTCGAGCTGCTGACCGGTAGGCGGCCCTTCCTGGGTCGCTCGCACATGGAGGTCGTCGCCCATCACCTGAAGAGCCCGCCCCCCCTGCCCTCTTCGTTCGTAGCGCTGCCTGCCGAGGTCGACACCCTCGTCCTTCGATTGCTCGCCAAGGATCCCCACCAACGTCCAGCCTCTGCCTCCGCGGTCGCATGCGAACTCAGGGCCCTGCTCCAGCAGCAGGAGAGCTCCAGCCTCTCGGAGATGCGGCGCTCCCGCTCCAGCTCCGTGGTCATGCCTTTCTCGGATGCCGCGCCTGCTCAGGCTCCAACGGAGACCCTGCAGCCCGCCTCGGCCGTGCCAGAACCCGAGGCTGCGATGCTCCACCGGCCTCCCAGGCTCGGCCCCTGGTTGAAGTGGAGCGCAGCGCCAGTCAGCGTGCTGGCGGTGCTGTTGGGGGTACGCATGAGCATGGATCGCGCGTCCACACAGGCGACTCTGGAGGTTACCAGCCCAGCGACTGCCGCAGCCCAGCAGCCTCCGGTCCCCCCTGTTGCGAGCTCCCTTAACTCCGAGCTGACGATCCACGCGCCCAGCCAGGTTCTGCCCTCTCCTCCAACTCTTGAGCCCGTGCTCACGTCGGCCGTCAGCTCCAGAGGGCCCGAGCCCCTCCCAGCGAGGAGGAAGACACGCATGCCCAAGCAGCCTGCGCCCTTGTCCATCGTTTCCGCTCAGCCGCCCACCGCTCTCGCCGAGCCGCTCGTGGCGAGAGCCGCCACGGGCACCCTGCATGTCGTGGTGAAGGGCGCCTGGGCGGATGTCTGGGTGGATGGGAAGAAGCTTGGGCGTGTGCCTCCCTTGCATGACTACACCCTGACGGAGGGTGAGCATGAGCTCGAGCTCCGCCACCCGGCCTTCCCCCACTACCGGCGGACGGTCGTCATCCCTCCTGGTGAATCCCTGACGCATCAGGCGGAATTCAGCGCCAGCGGGCAAGGCTTCCCGCGATGA
- a CDS encoding DUF3142 domain-containing protein, with protein MELGALRVLARELTGPARTPVEVRVDTEALARSGREVVAVMRVDGTAPLEELSLLETAAMARAWRAQGVRVRGVEVDHDCATASLEAYAHWLEREKRALGDDLTLSMTALPTWASSPAVTRLASVPTELVLQVHAVRAPSLFSPDEARGFIETWARATGRPFRVALPTYRVRLRTGQQLAAQPRHVAELLAGLRERPVPEVVGIVWFRLGHRGDPESWSLPTLAAVVRGEPLVPGLVPRLVEAGNGTLDIVLENPGPVDADAPAHLTLSGRLEVLDGVGGYAAQGDSLVARTPPHLRVGERRVIGFVRGTEVTLAGP; from the coding sequence GTGGAACTGGGAGCCCTGCGCGTGCTGGCGCGGGAGCTGACAGGGCCGGCGCGCACGCCGGTGGAGGTACGGGTGGACACGGAGGCCCTCGCCCGCAGCGGCCGAGAGGTGGTGGCCGTCATGCGAGTGGACGGCACGGCGCCGCTCGAAGAGCTCTCGCTCCTTGAGACCGCCGCGATGGCGCGAGCCTGGCGTGCGCAAGGGGTCCGCGTGCGCGGTGTCGAGGTGGACCATGACTGCGCCACCGCATCCCTGGAGGCGTATGCCCACTGGCTGGAGCGCGAGAAGAGAGCCCTGGGAGATGACCTCACGCTGTCCATGACGGCACTGCCCACTTGGGCCTCCTCGCCCGCGGTGACCCGCCTGGCCTCGGTGCCGACAGAGCTCGTCCTCCAGGTACACGCGGTGCGCGCTCCCTCGCTCTTCTCGCCCGACGAGGCGCGGGGCTTCATCGAGACCTGGGCCCGCGCCACCGGCCGCCCTTTTCGCGTCGCCCTGCCCACCTACCGCGTTCGCCTGAGAACGGGGCAACAGCTGGCTGCCCAGCCGCGGCATGTGGCGGAGCTGCTCGCGGGACTGCGCGAGCGTCCCGTGCCAGAGGTAGTGGGAATCGTCTGGTTCCGGCTCGGTCACCGAGGCGATCCCGAGTCCTGGAGTCTGCCCACGCTCGCGGCGGTGGTGCGTGGTGAGCCGCTGGTACCCGGGCTGGTCCCGCGCCTGGTCGAGGCGGGCAATGGCACGCTGGACATCGTCCTGGAGAACCCAGGCCCTGTGGATGCGGACGCACCCGCGCACCTCACCCTCTCTGGCCGGCTCGAGGTGCTGGACGGGGTGGGCGGATACGCCGCACAAGGGGATTCACTCGTGGCGCGCACGCCCCCGCACTTGCGCGTGGGAGAGCGCCGGGTGATTGGCTTCGTGCGGGGAACCGAGGTGACACTTGCTGGGCCGTAG